In Candidatus Saccharimonadales bacterium, one DNA window encodes the following:
- a CDS encoding PrgI family protein yields the protein MAVYKVPQDVEADDKLIGPFSFRQFIYLIIVAISIALAWGLSQLFIPLAIIPLPIILFFGALALPLRKDQPMEIYLAAIVSFYLKPRRRLWEPDGIQSLVEITAPKVIEVQRTKNISQNEAEKRLSYLASVVDSGGWAVRGVPMPTEPDNSMVTDMFFEAQQAEDVLDNNAKVSQSFDTMIGQADVKRRQDMINQMHQQPIAQPAPVQIAVPDPYAALTQTPTNIQDPHLTFNPYPNSMQQTVIRPLSDNQPIQSQPRQAPVEPVPVPQPQQQLAPEPIIQPVIQAPETTETNTSENRVSPDIISLASNSDLSIETIAHEANRIRQKQEHLDEEVLISLR from the coding sequence ATGGCGGTCTATAAAGTACCTCAAGATGTCGAAGCTGATGACAAACTCATCGGCCCGTTTAGCTTCCGCCAATTTATATACTTAATTATCGTCGCTATTTCAATCGCACTTGCGTGGGGACTTTCTCAGCTATTCATACCGCTAGCCATTATTCCTCTCCCAATCATCCTGTTCTTCGGCGCGCTTGCACTTCCACTCAGAAAAGATCAACCAATGGAAATCTATCTCGCAGCAATAGTCTCATTTTATTTAAAACCTCGTCGTCGACTATGGGAACCTGATGGTATTCAGTCCCTTGTTGAGATCACTGCTCCGAAGGTTATTGAGGTACAGCGAACTAAAAACATATCTCAAAATGAGGCTGAGAAGCGTCTATCTTACCTCGCAAGCGTAGTTGATAGTGGAGGCTGGGCAGTTCGTGGTGTTCCGATGCCAACAGAACCAGATAACTCAATGGTAACTGACATGTTTTTTGAAGCTCAACAGGCAGAAGATGTGCTTGATAATAATGCCAAAGTTTCTCAATCCTTTGACACAATGATCGGCCAAGCAGACGTAAAGCGACGTCAGGATATGATAAATCAAATGCACCAGCAGCCTATAGCACAGCCAGCGCCGGTTCAAATCGCCGTTCCAGATCCGTATGCAGCACTGACTCAGACACCCACCAATATACAAGATCCTCATCTTACTTTTAATCCGTATCCGAATTCAATGCAGCAAACTGTTATTCGACCACTTAGCGATAACCAGCCTATTCAATCACAACCACGACAAGCTCCAGTTGAACCAGTTCCTGTCCCTCAACCACAACAACAATTAGCTCCAGAACCTATAATTCAACCTGTTATTCAAGCGCCTGAGACTACTGAAACAAACACTAGCGAGAATCGTGTATCTCCTGATATAATAAGCCTTGCAAGTAACTCTGATCTATCTATTGAGACAATCGCTCATGAGGCTAATCGAATTCGTCAAAAACAAGAACATCTTGACGAAGAAGTATTAATTTCACTGCGATAG
- a CDS encoding DUF87 domain-containing protein, whose product MAKKQLDPIDIAAQQRAREQAEIEAAFLKGMTTLRDLIAPSSLEIHSSHFRLGTKYGRTLYIYGYPRQIYTGWLSSLINIDEVLDISMFIYPVESQVVLSNLRKKVTQLEATMSINNEKGRTRDPGLEAALQDAEELRDELQVGSERFFRYGLYVTLYADSLDELSFVQHKIETLFGQQLIFSKVASSQQEQGLNSTVPQMSDQLQIRRNMNTGAISTSFPFTSADLTQEKGVLYGINMHNNGLVIFDRFSLENANMVVFAKSGAGKSFTIKLEALRAMMVGSEILIIDPENEYQKLCDAVGGSYIRLSLNADTRINPFDLPRVIDSDEADDALRANLVTLHGLLRLMLGGTQTTAAGQAMSALTPAEEADLDQGLIDTYARAGITSDPLTHNSLPPTISDLYDTLLHMGGTGPALAQRLRKYTSGTFAGIFSQQSNIDINNNMVVFNIRDLEDELRPVAMYIVLSHIWNITRSVQKKRMLIVDEAWQLMKYDDSANFLFSLAKRARKYYLGLTTITQDVEDFMGSKMGRAIVANSSMQLLLKQSSSAVDVLSDVFKLTEEERKRLANFPVGQGLFFAGQNHVHIQIVPSQTEQSLISTNPVDSVKPNKAPVSGEPVANNGYMNPGEYSV is encoded by the coding sequence ATGGCTAAAAAACAACTTGATCCAATCGATATTGCAGCTCAACAGCGAGCAAGAGAACAGGCAGAAATAGAAGCAGCTTTTTTGAAGGGTATGACGACTCTTCGTGATCTTATCGCGCCAAGTAGTCTGGAAATTCATTCAAGTCATTTCCGCCTTGGAACAAAGTACGGCCGAACTCTCTATATCTATGGATACCCTCGCCAAATCTATACAGGATGGCTCAGTTCACTTATCAATATTGATGAGGTACTCGATATTAGTATGTTTATCTATCCTGTCGAAAGCCAGGTAGTGCTGTCAAACCTTCGTAAAAAAGTGACGCAACTCGAAGCAACAATGTCGATCAACAATGAAAAGGGTAGGACACGTGACCCTGGCCTTGAAGCGGCATTACAGGACGCTGAAGAGCTTCGTGATGAACTTCAGGTTGGTTCTGAGCGATTCTTCCGTTATGGACTATATGTAACGTTATATGCAGACAGCTTAGATGAACTCAGCTTCGTGCAACATAAAATCGAAACGTTATTTGGTCAGCAACTTATATTTAGTAAGGTTGCTAGTAGCCAACAGGAGCAGGGACTTAATAGTACCGTTCCGCAGATGAGTGATCAGCTACAAATTCGTCGTAACATGAACACTGGTGCAATCAGTACCAGCTTCCCATTCACGAGCGCAGATCTTACTCAGGAAAAAGGTGTTCTTTACGGCATCAATATGCATAATAATGGACTCGTTATTTTTGATCGTTTCAGTCTTGAGAACGCTAATATGGTCGTGTTCGCGAAATCTGGTGCTGGTAAATCCTTTACTATTAAGCTCGAAGCATTACGAGCGATGATGGTTGGGTCAGAAATCCTTATTATCGATCCTGAAAATGAGTATCAGAAACTATGTGATGCAGTCGGTGGTAGTTATATCCGCCTCAGCCTCAATGCAGATACACGTATCAATCCATTTGACTTGCCGCGTGTAATTGATAGTGATGAAGCAGATGATGCACTACGAGCGAACCTCGTAACACTTCATGGACTACTCCGCCTCATGCTTGGTGGAACTCAAACAACAGCAGCAGGACAAGCTATGTCTGCATTAACTCCAGCTGAAGAAGCTGACCTAGATCAGGGACTCATTGATACATATGCACGTGCAGGAATCACGAGTGATCCACTCACACATAACTCACTACCGCCAACTATTTCTGATCTATATGACACCCTCCTTCACATGGGCGGAACAGGACCTGCACTTGCGCAGCGTCTTCGTAAATATACATCTGGTACATTTGCTGGAATCTTCTCTCAGCAATCCAATATCGATATCAACAATAATATGGTTGTCTTTAATATCCGTGATCTTGAAGACGAGCTTAGACCAGTTGCGATGTATATTGTCCTCTCACATATTTGGAACATTACGCGTAGTGTTCAGAAAAAACGTATGCTTATTGTCGACGAGGCGTGGCAATTAATGAAATACGACGACTCTGCAAACTTTCTGTTTAGTCTCGCAAAGCGTGCACGTAAATACTACCTTGGCCTTACGACAATCACACAAGATGTCGAAGACTTTATGGGAAGTAAGATGGGCCGTGCAATCGTCGCCAACTCCTCTATGCAGCTTCTTTTAAAGCAATCGTCAAGTGCTGTCGATGTGTTATCTGACGTGTTTAAGCTAACCGAGGAAGAAAGAAAAAGACTCGCGAACTTCCCGGTCGGGCAGGGCCTCTTCTTCGCTGGACAAAACCATGTTCACATTCAGATTGTTCCTTCACAGACTGAACAAAGCCTTATTTCAACAAATCCTGTTGATTCAGTTAAGCCAAATAAAGCCCCGGTTTCAGGGGAGCCTGTAGCTAATAATGGGTACATGAACCCTGGCGAATATAGCGTATAA